A section of the Alphaproteobacteria bacterium genome encodes:
- a CDS encoding ABC transporter permease: MGTVRSRLRALIAKEFLIVFKDRKSRIILVAPPLIQILVFSYAATFDVWNVRLAVLNEDSGLASRELVSRFTASPNFRPVKRLAHRSEIAPVLTGREALMVLHIGETFSRDLHLAAEAGQADPAQVQILVDGRQSNTAQVAVGYARTIVNDFARARARAAGLSGPPAALDIRAWFNPNLRSQWFIVPGITATLVLIIAIQVTALSVAREREMGTFEQLLVTPLRPVEILIGKMAPALVIGIAEGVAIVTIAHAWFGVPLNGSLWIMAAGMLAFIFAVIGVGLMISSISQTQQQAILGVFLFVVPAVILSGFATPIENMAQWVQSLTYLNPVRYILIIMRGQMLEDMPLQTAVQNIWPLFVIALVSLAVAQWMFRRRLQ; this comes from the coding sequence ATGGGAACAGTCCGGTCGCGGCTGCGCGCGCTGATCGCCAAGGAATTCCTGATCGTTTTCAAGGACAGGAAGTCACGCATCATTCTTGTGGCGCCGCCGCTCATCCAGATCCTGGTCTTCAGCTACGCTGCCACGTTCGATGTCTGGAATGTCCGGCTCGCGGTGTTGAATGAGGATTCCGGCCTCGCCTCGCGCGAACTCGTGTCCCGGTTCACGGCCTCGCCCAATTTCCGGCCCGTGAAGCGGCTCGCGCACAGGTCCGAGATTGCGCCGGTCCTGACCGGGCGCGAGGCGCTCATGGTCCTTCATATCGGCGAGACATTTTCGCGCGATTTGCATCTGGCGGCGGAAGCGGGGCAGGCCGATCCTGCCCAGGTGCAGATTCTGGTGGATGGGCGGCAGTCCAACACGGCCCAGGTCGCGGTCGGCTACGCCCGTACGATCGTCAACGATTTCGCCCGCGCTCGGGCCCGGGCGGCGGGGCTGAGCGGCCCGCCGGCCGCCCTCGACATCCGTGCGTGGTTCAATCCCAACCTCCGCAGCCAGTGGTTCATCGTGCCCGGTATTACGGCCACGCTCGTTTTGATCATCGCGATTCAGGTCACGGCGCTCTCGGTCGCGAGGGAGCGTGAGATGGGCACGTTCGAGCAATTGCTGGTCACGCCCCTCAGGCCGGTCGAGATACTCATCGGCAAGATGGCACCTGCCCTGGTGATCGGCATCGCCGAAGGGGTGGCTATCGTCACCATCGCGCACGCCTGGTTCGGCGTACCCCTCAATGGCAGTCTCTGGATCATGGCGGCCGGCATGCTCGCCTTCATCTTCGCCGTGATCGGCGTCGGGCTGATGATCTCCAGTATCTCTCAGACTCAGCAGCAGGCCATTCTGGGTGTGTTTCTGTTTGTCGTGCCCGCGGTCATCCTGTCGGGCTTCGCCACGCCGATCGAGAACATGGCGCAATGGGTCCAGTCCCTCACCTACCTGAATCCCGTGCGCTATATCCTGATCATCATGCGCGGCCAGATGCTTGAGGACATGCCGCTCCAGACCGCTGTGCAGAATATATGGCCGCTCTTCGTCATTGCTCTCGTCAGCCTTGCCGTGGCGCAGTGGATGTTTCGCCGGCGCCTGCAATAG
- a CDS encoding ABC transporter permease, translated as MIRGDKRSQSGGRARRVRALVRKEFRQIMRDPSSILIAFAMPLVLLILFGYGVSLDAKNVPVAVVIEAPTPEAHDFLQSLAQSHYFRPQVFRARQPAESAFRERDVQAIVVLRENFARDLETARRPGEATEAAHIQVILNGTDSNTANLVSGYIQGAWQTWLAERRLREGISAGALVEIQPRVWFNPELRSTNFLVPGLIAIIMTLIGALLTALVVAREWERGTMEALIVSPVSENEILLGKLIPYFALGIGAMALSVTMSIHVFDVPFRGHILVLGLVAAVFLAAALGLGLLISTATKNQFLASQMAIIVTFLPAFLLSGFIFDITSMPGWVQALTYIVPARYFVACIQTLFLAGDAWSVLLPNLLALAAMAVFFLALTRRKTRKTLE; from the coding sequence GTGATCCGGGGCGACAAGAGATCGCAGAGCGGCGGTCGCGCCCGGCGCGTTCGCGCCCTGGTGCGCAAGGAATTTCGCCAGATCATGCGTGATCCGTCGAGCATCCTGATTGCCTTCGCCATGCCCCTCGTGCTGTTGATCCTGTTTGGCTACGGCGTCAGCCTCGATGCGAAGAACGTGCCGGTGGCGGTGGTGATCGAGGCGCCGACGCCGGAAGCGCATGACTTTCTGCAAAGTCTTGCGCAGTCGCATTATTTCCGCCCGCAGGTTTTTCGTGCGCGCCAGCCGGCCGAAAGTGCCTTTCGCGAGCGCGACGTGCAGGCGATTGTCGTGCTGCGCGAGAATTTTGCCCGCGACCTCGAGACTGCCCGGCGCCCCGGAGAGGCCACCGAAGCCGCTCATATTCAGGTCATCTTGAACGGGACAGATTCAAATACCGCCAATCTGGTTTCCGGGTATATCCAGGGCGCTTGGCAGACCTGGCTGGCGGAGCGGCGTCTGCGCGAGGGGATATCGGCCGGCGCGCTGGTGGAAATCCAGCCCCGCGTCTGGTTTAACCCCGAATTGCGCAGCACAAATTTTCTCGTTCCCGGCCTTATCGCTATCATCATGACGCTGATCGGTGCCCTGCTGACCGCGCTCGTGGTAGCACGCGAATGGGAGCGCGGCACGATGGAAGCCCTGATTGTCTCTCCCGTAAGTGAGAACGAAATTCTGCTGGGCAAGCTGATCCCTTACTTTGCGCTGGGGATCGGCGCGATGGCGCTTAGCGTAACGATGTCGATCCATGTCTTCGATGTCCCGTTTCGCGGGCATATTCTGGTGCTTGGGCTGGTGGCCGCGGTCTTTCTGGCGGCCGCACTCGGGCTTGGGCTTCTGATTTCGACAGCGACGAAGAACCAGTTCCTCGCATCCCAGATGGCGATCATCGTGACTTTCCTGCCGGCATTTCTGCTGTCCGGCTTCATCTTCGATATCACGAGCATGCCCGGATGGGTTCAGGCCCTGACCTATATCGTGCCAGCGCGATATTTCGTGGCCTGCATCCAGACTCTTTTCCTCGCGGGCGATGCCTGGTCCGTGCTGCTGCCAAACCTGCTGGCGCTGGCCGCGATGGCGGTATTTTTTCTCGCCCTGACGCGCCGCAAGACGCGCAAGACGCTGGAGTAG
- a CDS encoding ATP-binding cassette domain-containing protein has protein sequence MTGSPESAALETEGLSKEFANESGTVTALQGVSLSIGAGEITGLVGPDGAGKTTLLRLAAGLLTPSAGEIRVFGEAVRPGRAGPRGAVGYMPQRFGLYEDLSVLENLRLYGDLNGLAPAARRRKSDELLEFTGLGPFSRRLAGRLSGGMKQKLGLACTLLSEPDLLLLDEPSVGVDPVSRRELYAIVQDLVAGGIGVVWSTAYLDEAERCARVILLDQGRVLAFDRPAALTRKIEGRSFLAPIGDGPKRHVQRRAEEHPAVLDALIQGRNLRLVLHAGAAPPAPADLGLTREMRLVPPRFEDVFVTRLHDVETRSGEWRAGSAEVMSGLVTGLRDAKGPVIEVKDLTRDFGQFRAVDKVSFAVRAGEVFGLLGPNGAGKSTTFKMLCGLLPPSSGEARVVGLDLAHAAAEARARIGYMAQKFALYGNLTVRQNLAFFAGVYGLTGRRREDRVASILEEFNLARYGNQESGPLPLGYKQRLSLSCAVLHDPDILFLDEPTSGVDPMTRREFWARINAMADAGVTILVTSHFMDEAEYCDRLAVVYRGQLVATDTPDGLKARVRRDDLPDPSLEDAFVGLIEAFDREHPL, from the coding sequence ATGACCGGCAGCCCTGAGAGCGCGGCGCTCGAGACCGAGGGACTGAGCAAGGAATTTGCCAACGAATCGGGAACCGTCACGGCGCTCCAGGGCGTGTCGCTCAGCATCGGCGCGGGCGAGATAACCGGCCTTGTCGGCCCCGACGGGGCGGGTAAGACGACCTTGCTGCGCCTGGCGGCGGGTCTGCTCACGCCCAGCGCGGGCGAGATTCGCGTGTTTGGTGAAGCGGTCCGGCCGGGCCGCGCCGGGCCTCGTGGCGCCGTCGGCTATATGCCGCAGCGCTTCGGCCTGTACGAGGATCTGAGTGTTCTGGAAAACCTTCGCCTGTATGGCGATCTCAATGGGCTGGCGCCGGCGGCCCGGCGGCGGAAGTCTGACGAATTGCTCGAGTTTACCGGCCTCGGCCCCTTTTCCCGCCGGCTGGCTGGCCGGCTGTCGGGCGGCATGAAACAAAAACTCGGCCTCGCCTGCACGCTTCTCAGCGAGCCCGACCTGCTGCTGCTGGACGAGCCCAGCGTCGGGGTCGATCCGGTTTCGCGGCGTGAGCTTTACGCCATTGTGCAAGATCTTGTGGCGGGCGGGATCGGCGTCGTCTGGAGCACCGCCTATCTCGACGAAGCGGAACGCTGCGCCCGTGTCATCCTGCTCGATCAGGGGCGGGTACTTGCGTTCGACCGCCCGGCCGCACTCACCAGAAAAATCGAGGGGCGCAGCTTCCTCGCCCCTATCGGCGACGGTCCGAAGCGCCACGTCCAGCGGCGGGCGGAAGAGCACCCGGCCGTGCTGGATGCGCTTATCCAGGGGCGGAACCTGCGTCTCGTCCTGCATGCCGGTGCGGCCCCGCCGGCGCCGGCCGATCTCGGCCTGACGAGAGAGATGCGTCTGGTGCCGCCACGCTTCGAAGATGTCTTCGTTACCCGGCTTCACGATGTTGAGACCCGTTCCGGAGAATGGCGCGCCGGAAGCGCGGAGGTGATGTCCGGCCTCGTCACAGGATTGCGCGATGCGAAAGGGCCGGTGATCGAAGTCAAGGATCTGACACGTGATTTCGGCCAGTTCCGGGCGGTCGACAAGGTGAGTTTTGCGGTCCGGGCAGGCGAGGTGTTCGGCCTGCTCGGCCCGAACGGTGCAGGCAAATCGACGACGTTCAAGATGCTGTGCGGCCTTCTGCCGCCAAGCTCGGGCGAGGCGCGGGTGGTCGGGCTCGACCTTGCCCATGCGGCGGCCGAGGCGCGGGCCCGGATTGGCTACATGGCACAGAAATTCGCCCTCTACGGCAATCTGACGGTGCGCCAGAATCTGGCATTTTTCGCCGGCGTCTACGGTCTTACGGGCCGACGGCGCGAGGATCGGGTGGCCAGCATCCTCGAGGAATTCAACCTCGCCCGCTACGGCAACCAGGAAAGCGGACCGCTCCCGCTCGGCTACAAGCAGCGTCTGTCGCTGAGCTGCGCTGTTCTGCACGATCCCGACATCCTGTTCCTGGACGAACCCACTTCGGGCGTCGATCCAATGACCCGGCGCGAGTTCTGGGCGCGCATCAACGCGATGGCGGATGCCGGAGTCACAATTCTCGTCACCTCGCATTTCATGGATGAGGCCGAATACTGCGACCGGCTGGCCGTGGTCTATCGTGGCCAGCTGGTGGCTACCGACACCCCCGACGGGTTAAAGGCGCGGGTCCGGCGCGACGACCTGCCGGACCCCAGCCTGGAGGATGCCTTTGTCGGGCTGATCGAGGCCTTTGACCGGGAGCATCCGTTGTGA
- a CDS encoding efflux RND transporter periplasmic adaptor subunit, which translates to MKTPPRPVIGLVVLVLLAGAGWAAYLFLANSPTDDRLTLYGNVDVREVDLAFNVEGPIDVMHVEEGDRVSRGQVLAALEADRFIYDEASARARVREAKARLVNARRTLARQEKLFRGGNTSEQRLDDARQAVDATEAEIEALEQAAALAAYRLDRTRLVSTVDGTVLVRIREPGAVVLGNSPVYSIAIDDPVWVRTYVDEPNLGRVFPGMTALVTTDTDPEAPYEGWVGFISPTAEFTPKTVETPELRTDLVYRLRVYVANPDRRLRQGMPVTVELVPEVFDRSAAGARALAAPAEAQQPSPETRDDRQP; encoded by the coding sequence ATGAAGACACCTCCCAGGCCCGTCATCGGGCTCGTCGTTCTCGTCCTCCTCGCCGGGGCGGGCTGGGCCGCCTACCTTTTTCTTGCCAATTCGCCGACGGACGACCGGTTGACGCTGTACGGCAATGTGGACGTGCGCGAGGTCGATCTCGCCTTCAACGTGGAAGGGCCGATCGATGTGATGCATGTCGAGGAGGGTGACCGGGTCAGCCGCGGGCAGGTTCTGGCGGCGCTGGAGGCCGACCGGTTCATTTACGACGAAGCCAGTGCGCGTGCCAGGGTGCGCGAGGCGAAGGCCCGGCTGGTCAATGCCCGACGGACGCTCGCGCGTCAGGAAAAGCTGTTCCGCGGCGGCAATACTTCCGAGCAACGCCTGGACGATGCCCGTCAGGCGGTCGACGCTACCGAAGCGGAAATCGAGGCGCTTGAACAGGCGGCCGCGCTGGCCGCTTACCGGCTGGACCGCACCCGGCTGGTCTCGACGGTGGACGGCACGGTGCTGGTCCGGATCCGTGAACCGGGCGCCGTGGTCCTGGGCAATTCCCCGGTCTATTCCATCGCCATCGACGATCCGGTCTGGGTCCGTACCTATGTCGATGAGCCCAATCTGGGGCGGGTCTTTCCGGGGATGACGGCGCTGGTCACGACCGATACGGATCCGGAAGCTCCCTATGAAGGATGGGTGGGGTTCATCTCGCCCACGGCCGAATTCACACCCAAGACCGTCGAGACACCGGAACTGCGTACGGATTTGGTCTATCGCTTGCGGGTCTATGTGGCCAATCCCGATCGCCGTCTCCGGCAGGGGATGCCGGTCACGGTCGAACTCGTCCCCGAGGTTTTCGACCGTTCGGCCGCCGGGGCACGCGCCTTGGCCGCGCCGGCGGAGGCCCAACAACCGTCGCCGGAGACCCGCGATGACCGGCAGCCCTGA
- a CDS encoding TetR/AcrR family transcriptional regulator, with the protein MAAQPTESGTPRAPADSAKRESILDAASRLFLERGYEGTSMDRVSDTAGVSKATLYAHFRTKENLFAEIIARARNSVIAVLDTRHAAGAAPEDVLRHFARAHGNLVLSPLALALQRLLFAEGHRVPGLTRTFFNAGPARILKRLTDFLRSETAAGRLTVAKPQLAAEQFVGMVMGPPHIRHLLYIETEEDRRNFEERVDEAVRTFLARYAPD; encoded by the coding sequence GTGGCAGCACAGCCGACAGAGAGCGGCACCCCGCGCGCGCCGGCTGACAGCGCCAAGCGGGAGAGTATCCTCGATGCCGCGAGCCGGCTTTTTCTCGAGAGAGGGTATGAGGGCACCAGCATGGACCGGGTGAGCGACACGGCCGGCGTGTCCAAGGCCACCCTCTACGCCCATTTCCGGACCAAGGAAAATCTCTTTGCCGAGATCATCGCCCGCGCCCGGAACTCGGTAATCGCAGTGCTCGATACGCGCCACGCTGCCGGCGCCGCGCCCGAAGATGTCCTTCGCCATTTCGCGCGCGCTCATGGCAATCTTGTCCTTTCACCCCTGGCGCTGGCCCTGCAACGGCTCCTGTTCGCCGAGGGTCATCGGGTTCCGGGGCTTACCAGGACGTTCTTCAACGCTGGGCCGGCGCGGATTCTGAAACGGCTGACGGATTTCCTCAGATCGGAAACGGCGGCCGGGCGCCTCACCGTCGCAAAGCCGCAGCTCGCGGCCGAGCAGTTCGTCGGCATGGTCATGGGACCGCCCCATATCCGCCACCTCCTCTATATCGAGACGGAAGAGGATCGGCGGAATTTCGAAGAGCGTGTCGACGAGGCGGTACGCACCTTCCTCGCCCGTTACGCACCCGACTGA
- the ggt gene encoding gamma-glutamyltransferase, whose amino-acid sequence MRDFQQPGRSPVHGTNGMAATSHPLATLTAVAILGYGGNAVDAGIAAAAVLAVVEPQSTGVGGDAFALFVPGGTGEVVALNGSGRAPAAIDAEALQGRFGRHIPPDSPHAVTVPGCVAAWDRLRRDFGTMDMADLLQPAISYAEDGYPVAERIAFDWAENREKLLRDDTARRVFLDASGAPPAMGSLHRQPLLAGTLREIAAHGRAGFYEGRVAEDIVETLRARGGVHTLEDFGTAEAAYVSPIQTRYRGYDIFECPPNGQGVTALLMLNLLSRFDVSAMDPLGAERFHLEGELTRLAFEVRDAHIGDPETSDVPVDELLSPAFADRLLGGFDPDRAGAGGSGAPSAGDFPVHPETVYLTVVDEDRNALSFINSIFFSFGSGIVSPRSGVVLHNRGAGFVLEAGHPNGLAPGKRPLHTIIPAIAMKDGRAALSFGVMHGQYQPVGQVRVLSNILDYGLNVQAAIDQPRAFNFGGRYDLERGVGEATAGALAAKGHRITRAAVPWGGAQAIRIDWETGVLTGGSDPRKDGLALGH is encoded by the coding sequence CGAGCCGCAATCGACGGGCGTGGGCGGGGACGCGTTTGCGCTCTTCGTGCCCGGCGGGACCGGCGAGGTGGTGGCGCTCAACGGGTCAGGGCGCGCGCCGGCGGCGATCGACGCCGAGGCACTCCAAGGCCGGTTCGGCCGCCATATCCCGCCCGATAGTCCGCACGCCGTCACGGTGCCCGGATGCGTCGCCGCCTGGGACCGGCTGCGCCGTGATTTCGGCACCATGGACATGGCGGACCTGCTGCAACCGGCGATCAGCTATGCCGAGGACGGCTATCCGGTGGCCGAGCGCATAGCCTTCGACTGGGCGGAAAATCGCGAAAAGCTGTTGCGCGACGACACGGCGCGTCGGGTCTTTCTCGATGCGTCAGGGGCCCCGCCCGCGATGGGCAGCCTTCACCGCCAGCCCCTGCTGGCCGGAACACTGCGCGAGATCGCTGCCCATGGCCGCGCAGGGTTTTACGAGGGCCGGGTGGCCGAGGATATCGTCGAGACGCTGCGCGCGCGGGGCGGGGTTCACACGCTCGAGGATTTCGGGACGGCCGAGGCGGCATATGTCTCGCCCATACAGACCCGTTATCGCGGTTATGACATTTTTGAATGTCCGCCGAACGGGCAGGGCGTCACGGCGCTCCTGATGCTGAACCTTCTGAGCCGGTTCGATGTTTCGGCGATGGATCCGCTGGGCGCGGAGCGGTTTCATCTCGAAGGCGAACTGACGCGCCTCGCCTTCGAGGTGCGTGATGCCCATATCGGCGATCCGGAAACGAGCGATGTGCCGGTGGACGAACTGCTGTCGCCGGCCTTCGCAGACCGGCTCCTGGGCGGGTTCGATCCGGACCGCGCCGGCGCCGGCGGATCGGGGGCGCCTTCAGCAGGCGATTTCCCGGTGCACCCCGAGACAGTCTATCTCACCGTGGTGGACGAGGATCGCAATGCACTCTCCTTCATTAACTCGATCTTCTTTTCCTTCGGCTCGGGGATCGTCAGCCCCCGATCGGGCGTCGTGCTGCATAATCGGGGCGCCGGTTTCGTCCTCGAGGCAGGGCATCCCAACGGCCTGGCTCCCGGCAAGCGGCCGCTTCACACCATCATCCCGGCGATCGCCATGAAAGACGGGCGCGCGGCCCTGTCCTTCGGCGTCATGCATGGCCAGTACCAGCCGGTCGGCCAGGTCCGCGTGCTGTCCAATATCCTCGATTACGGCCTGAACGTGCAGGCGGCGATTGATCAGCCACGCGCTTTCAATTTCGGCGGGCGCTACGATCTTGAGCGGGGCGTCGGCGAGGCCACGGCCGGGGCGCTTGCCGCGAAGGGCCACCGCATCACACGGGCCGCCGTCCCCTGGGGCGGCGCGCAAGCGATCCGGATCGATTGGGAAACGGGCGTGCTGACGGGGGGCTCGGACCCGCGCAAGGACGGGCTCGCCCTGGGCCATTAA